The DNA region TGTGGTTACAACGATTAAAGACATTACTGCGCGTAAATGGAACGATGAGGAGTTAAAGGTTTACCGTGAGCAGCTGGAGGAACTGGTGAAAGGCCGTACTTATGATTTAATCAGGACCAATAACAAACTGCAGCAGGAAATTATTCAGCGCCGGCAAGCAGAAGAAGAGGCGCGGCGGAGTGAGGCTCGGCTGCGCCGGATTACCAATGCCATGCAGGATATGATCTGTCAGGTTGATCGCGCCGGGATTATCGAATACGCGAGTCCATCCTACCAGAGGGCGGTGGGATATGCGCCCGATTACATGATTGGTCAACCTTTTCTTGAGTTTGTCCATCCCGAAGATCAAGAAAAAGTAAAAAAGACTATGCAAGCTGCGCTTGAGACTCGGTTAGCGGGGAGCATTGAGTTTCGTCACCTTCACGCCAGTCAGGAATACTTGTGGGTGGAAACACTTGGTAATTACTTGTATGACGAGCAAGGGAAAATTGGCGGAATAATTTTCTGTACCCGTGACATCACCGAACGCAAGCGGTTGGAAAATGAGATGGCTAAACTTGATCGCATGAATCTGGTGGGAGAAATGGCGGCTAGTATCGCTCACGAGATCAGAAACCCGATGACCACGATTCGTGGTTTTCTGCAAGTTCTTAAGGTTAAAGATGGGTGTCGCCAATACCGGGAAAGCTTTGAACTAATGATTGAAGAGCTGGATCGGGCCAACGCGATCATTTCCGAATACCTTTCCCTGGCTAAAGGCAAGGTTGTCAACTTGGAAAAGCGTGATCTCAATGCCATAATTCATGCCCTGGCCCCACTGCTTCGGTCTGATGCCATCACCGCTGATAAGTATGTGCACATAAATTTGGGCCAAATTCCGGAATTGCTTCTGGATGAAAAGGAAATCCGACAACTGATCATTAATCTTGTCCGCAACGGATTGGAGGCTATGACGGCGGGTGGTAGCCTGACGATCCAAACATTTATGGATGGTAACGAGGCGGTTTTAGCCATTAAAGATGAGGGGACGGGGATTGCTCCGACGGTGCTGGAGAAATTAGGGACGCCTTTCTTTACCACGAAAGAAAATGGAAATGGTCTGGGGTTACCAGTTTGCTACAGCATTGCCGCGAGGCACAATGCCACTATTAAAGTTGAAACCGGGACTTCGGGAACAACCTTTTTTGTCCGGTTCGCTGTAAATCCTTCCAGAATGAATTGAACATTCGAGAATTGCCGCGAATATAATAAACGACAAAGGAGGGGTGTGGATGCGTATTATGCTAGACCCGGGGCATGGTGGTTACGATACCGGAGCGATTGGCCCGACCAGCCTCCAAGAAAAGGAGGTCACTTTAGCGGTGGCGAGCGTCGTGGGCAGGCTGCTGGTCTGCGCGGGGCAAGAGGTGCGTCTGACCCGGAATGGGGACGAGGTGAGTTGGCCGTCTGATCTATGGCAAGACCTCCAAATGCGCTGCGAACTGGCAAACAACTGGCCGGCTGACTATTTTGTGAGCATTCATTGTAATGCGGCGAGTGATCCAGCGGCCCACGGTACAGAAACCTACTGTTATAAATTTGGTGGTCAAGGTGAAAGGTTGGCCAGGGCCATTCAAGCCGAGTTGATTCAAACAACCGGATTGACTGACCGTGGCGTTAAAACAGCCAACTTTTATGTTTTACGGAACACGAAGATGCCAGCGGTGCTTACGGAAATTGCTTTCATCTCGAATTCCCAGGAAGAGCAACTCCTGGCTGATCCCGGTTTTCAGGAGACCTGTGCTGTGGCTATTGCCACGGGGATAGCGGCTTTTTTGGGGATACAATTGCCCCCCAGCCTGCCTCCCGATGGTGTTTGGATAAACATTGGGGACCATATAATTGAAGGGAGAATCATTGATGGACGTGCCTGGGGTCCAGTTCGCCAGGTGGCAGAACTGTTAGGGAAAACGGTTCGTTGGGTTGAGGAAGAAAGGACAGTCATTATTGAATCTTAATTGAAATTAGCTTTAAGAGTATTCAATATGGTGGCATTGGCATCTGGCTCTTTAGTGATGATCAATAAAAGATCATTTCCTGCAATTGTGCCAAGCACTTCCGGAAAGTGCATACTCTCGATCACTAATGCCAGCGCATGGGCATAGCCCGGCGCTGTTTTGATTGTTAGGAAGGCAGACTTGTCGCTGAGCAAAAACACCTTGTTGTTGAGCAGTTCACGCAACTGCAGCTCGGCCTGCTGCTTTTCTTGTTCGTAATTTTCTCCTTTACACTGAGTTTGTTGCAGCAACTTTTCCGCTTTCTTTTGTTCAGTAATATCCATAATTGAGGCCAGACTTTTTTTAGTTCCCGGAATCATCGCGACGGTCATAAGGACATCTTTGACGTTACCATTTTTATCCACAAGTTGGGCTTCGTAGTTTCTGGGGGCCGCATTGGGAGAAATTCTTCGCAATTGATGATAGGTCAGCATTTTACTCACAGATTCAGGGGTGAATAATTGCGGCCATTTCATCTTCCCTTCGACTTCTTCTTTAGAATAGCCGGTTATTTTTTCATGTTCTGCGTTGACCATTGATATTGTCGTGTCTTCCTCAATTATACTTGTGGAAGAGCCTGTGTTTTCGAAAATGGTTCGATACATTTCTTCAGTTTTCTGCATTTCGTCTTTTAACACTTGACACTGGTTGATTGATGCTTCCAGCTGGGCGACTAATTGCTGCATTTCCTTCAGTTCACGGATCAACTGCTCTTTTGATTTTTCTTCATCGTTCATTCCGTGCCCCTCCCCACCTATTTACCAAATTTTTTATTTTAATGATTAGACAAATACATTCAATATCCCTGCCACATTAAACAGATTTATTTTTCAAATATACTAAACAGAGGGGCAAATTATTGATGATAATAATCGCAAAAACTGGCGGTACATAATTCACAGGCTGGTGTTGGAGGAGAGATGAGTGGGGCGAAATCGCCCTCACACATAGTTTCGATCATTCACCGACCACCCCGGCGAGGAATATTGTTTTCCAAGAAAATCACCTCCGGTGGTATATTTGTCCCAGAGGAAAAAAATTATTCAGCCTAAATAAAGAGAAAACCCCGTGTGTGATGGACGGGGAGATTGACATACGAAGTTTTAGGGTTTTTGCCGGGCGCGAAACACAACTAAATAAACATTCTGGTAGAAGACGTAAACCACCGCACTGCCGATTAACAGAAAAAGCAAGAGCGCCAACAACTTAGTGGTAGACACTTTGAAGCTTCACCTCCTGGCTTTAGTGTAACCAGGAAGCGACTCTCTATAACGCAGGATGATCAGGAATTAATCGCGGGGCTTGCAGATAATTTCTTTGACCCGCGTATCAAAGAATTGATGCGAGTGAGCGGGTTGAATAACAACCGCTGCGTCAGCCCCGGTCGCTGTCCCACCGATGGAAATAATTTCCTGGCCATAGGGGATTAAACCGGCGTCCAGGGCCATCACCGCGATTTCGATGGCCACTTTTACTCCCTGACCAAAAATTCGCAGGGTTTGCGCCATGATTTCTGCTGGGTAGACCCCGCCAAACTTGTTGCGAATCGCCCGGTCAACTCCGGCGAACAAATGGGTGGTAGTCAAAATCTTAACCCCTTGTTCTAGTAATTTCTGGCGCACTGCGGGATCCATTTCGTCGATGCCGGGTCCAGCGTAACCCACGTGGTGAGTCACACAAACGACGTTTAAGCCCTGATTGAGTAGTTTTTCAGCGGTGGAGCCGGTGTTCGATGCCACCACGACGTGTTGAATGTTTAATTCTTTAGCTCTTTTAATGGCTAAATCAATTGTGGCCTCTGTATTCACTTTACCTTTCTTTTCCCAATACATGTGCTAAACCTCCTTTGGCTTAAATAGTTTTTATTATTCCCTGACGTTGGACAACTTTAATCCTTCCCGTAACTGTTTAATTAAGAAGTAAGATTGCTCTTCACTAAAGGCGCGGACAATGTATACGGTAGAGAACTTGTCCAGATCGATTTCCTGATGTTTGGTTGCCGGTTGATTGAAACGGTCCAACAGGATTTTAATAATCGGTCTGGTTTGAGCGTCCCGGTTGACATCAATGACCATGCCGATTTCGCCGGTGTTTAATTGGACCAGACTGCCCACGGGATACACCGCCACGTTTTCCAGAAGCGCGGCCACGATTCGTGCGTCGAACTCTTTTGCTGAACCTTCACACATTATACGCATGGCTTCTGCTGGATGAAAACCCTGTCGGTATGGGCGGTCGGCTGTCAGTGCGTCGTAGGCGTCAGCAACGGCGGTAATGCGTGCATACTCGTGAATCTCATTGTCTTTTAGTCCCCGTGGATAACCTTGCCCATTCAGCCGCTCGTGGTGTTGAAAAGCGACGTGGGCGGACAGGAGCGAAATTTCCCGGTAGGTACGCAGGATTTCAAAACCGGCGGTAGTATGTTCCTGAACTAAATTATACTCCGCCGGGGTAAGTTTTTCCGGCTTGTTTAATATGGACTTGGGGATTTGCGTTTTGCCGATATCGTGCAGAATGGCCCCGACAGCCAGATCGCGGAGCTGCAAACTGTTGTAGTGCAAGGAAATTCCCGTCATGATCGACAGAATACAGACATTTACCGAATGCGCAAAAGTATAGTCATCTTGGGTTCGAATATCGACCAGGTTCACCATGATGTCTTGGTTGGCCACGATTTCATCGATAATTTGATTAACCGTACCTTTGATGCGGTCAACATCAAGTTTGCGGGCTGTTTCCAATTGGTAAAAGGTTTCTTTCAAGGTCTTGACCGTGGCTATCCGTGTTTTTTCTGAAACCGGCTCAGGAATATCCAGTTCACCAATACTCTCATCTTTGATGTAAAGGCTGGGAACTCCTAACTTTTCCAGGCGGCTGAGATAAGAACTGGTCAGGGTCATTCCTGCGGCCAGCAGCACGCGGCCATCACCGTTGTATATGTTTTTGGCAATGATCATTCCTGGTGATGCATATCCAAGAGGTATACGTCTCATTGGTTTACTTCCTTTCTACGAACATGACCTGTTGAATACTATATTCCGGTGACGTACTAATAATTCTATTTAAAGGTAGATAATTCCTTCTCGGTAATTATTCAGAAGCAAAACATGATAATAGAGAGCAGGAATTGTTGTTTTAATGTCGAAATACCAATCTCAACAGATTCAGTAAATGGGAAAATAACCCTGGGAAATATACATGCAAAGGTGATGAATCTCCGCCTGGATCTGGTCACTTGGGCGGTGAGGAACCAGTAGTGAACCCACTGCATGTCGAGCGGTGGATTTTTTATTGGTTGATCAGGAGGCGCCCGAATGACGCGTCAAGGTTTAAGTGAATTATCCAATTTAACTAATCTGCTCATTGATTATGCGATTCAACAGTTAAACATTTCTCAGTGGAAAATCAAATATGTTGGCCGGGATACGGAAAATGATCCATATATTACGGCCCTGATCCGCCGTCATTTGATCGATGAGAAAGACGTTGTTCTAGGTGTTGATCAGTCGGGTGATATTCTGGTGCTCCCTGAACTGGAGCATATTCTTAAATCCAGCAATGTGTCAGAAATTCTTCTGCCTTTTGAAACCAACGGCGAGTTAGCCGGCATCATGACTATCGACCGTTCTGAGCTAACCGGCCTTCCGCCGGCGCGGGCTAAAGATCTGGGCCGCTGGGTAATCGAAAGGGTAGAAAAACAGCTGACCAATTTAATTAAAGAAACTGTTATAATTGATCCTGAAACTAAAGTCTATGAACGGACTTACTTTGAGGAGAAACTGCGGGGAGTCATCGCCCGTGCCACGCTGGCCAATACCCCTGTCAACTTGCTGGTATGCGGCGTGGAAGTCTACGGCCGGGACGGGACAATCGCGACCACGGAGCAAGTGAAAAGGGCGGTTGTGGCCACGGCACAGGTCATAAGTCAAACTTGTCGGGAGCTTGATGTGGTCGGACGGCTCTCCGAACAGGTTTTTGCGCTGGCCCTGATTGGTCTAAGTAGCCAAGAAGTTCGCTGTTTTGGCGAACAGCTACAGGCTAGGATCAAGCAATTGGATATTTCCCAACAACTATTTATTCTTCCCTCGATTGGTGTTGCTTCATTTCCCCGTGATTGTTTTACGGCCGAAAAACTGCTCGACCTGAGTTATTGGACCTATCTGTATGCCCGGGGACAGGAGGCGGGGTCGATTCAGTTTTTTAGCTCTTACCAGGAAGAAAACACTCCTTATGACCAGCTCAAAGAACAACTCCTGGTGCATTCAGTCGAAGCCCTGGCGGCGGCGGTTGATGCCCGGGACCACTACACCGCCAAACACTCCCGGTTTGTGGCCGAGCTGAGTTCGGCGATTGCCCAGGCCCTTGGTCTAGTCAAGGAAGAGGCGTTTCAGGTGGGTATGGCCGGCCTGGTCCATGACGTGGGGAAGATTGGTGTTTCCGACAGTATTCTGAATAAGCAGGGTCCTCTGACGGTGGAGGAGAGACAGATTATTCAAACTCACCCGATTGTAGGCGGTAATATTATGCGGGAATTGCGCAACTTAAACCGGCTGGAACCCGCGATCGTTCATCATCACGAGCGTTTCGATGGCAAGGGTTACCCGGCTGGCCTAGCTGGCCAGGGTATTCCTTTACCGGCTCGGATCCTGGCAGTGGCGGATGCCTACCATGCAATGATTTCGGACCGGCCCTATCGCCGGCGTTTAACGAAGAGAGCCGCCTTGGCGGAACTTGAGGCCAATAAAAATACTCAGTTTGATTCGCGCGTTGTGGACGCTTTACTCAAGATTGAGACTGGGGGAATTTAGCCCAAAGCGCTGGATGAATTATCCCGGGATGAACTGATCCAAGAAGCGTTGGGGCCACACATTTATCAGCGGTTCATGGAAGCCAAGACGATTGAGTGGAACCGCTACCGGACGCAGGTCCACCACTGGGAGATTGACGAATACCTGACCAGGTTTTAACAGCCGAAATGCAAAAGTTTCGTCAAGATTGAAAAGCAATTATCAAGGCAAGCTTGCCCTTAATAATTGCTTTTTCTCAATTTTAAAGTTATATTAAATGTAAAATGTAATAACATTGTTTAAGTAGGTGGCCAAGGATGGAATTTACGAAAATGCATGGTTTAGGCAATGACTTTGTCATCGTCAACGGGTGCCGTGAAACCATCCCCAGTGATTATTGCACATTGGCGAAAAAGGTGTGTGACCGTCATTTTGGGGTCGGTGCCGATGGCCTTGTTTTTATTCTGCCTTCTGAGCGGGCAGATGTCCGGATGCGCATCTTTAACTCCGATGGCAGCGAAGCCGAGATGTGTGGCAATGTCATTCGCTGTGTGGCCAAATACCTTTACGAGCGAGAGATAGTCAAGGGTGTTTTTATTCGGGTTGAGACTCTAGCGGGGATCATGATGCCTGAAGTAATCCTGGAAAATGGGCGGGTAACCGGAGCTAGAGTCGACATGGGTGAGCCGATCCTGGAACGCCAGTTGATCCCGATGTTGGGCGACCCGGGGCGGGCTGTCAATGAGCCGATTATCGTCAATGGAAAAGAGCTACGGATTACTGCGGTTTCTATGGGTAATCCCCACTGTTTGGTGTTTGTTCCCCAACTGGATAAGATTCCATTCCGTGTTTGGGGGCCCGAGATTGAACACCACCCGTTGTTTCCCCGCAAAACCAATGTCGAGTTTATCGAAGTCATTAACCCGAACGAAATTCGGGTTAAGGTCTGGGAACGCGGGGTGGGCGAAACCCTGGCCTGTGGCACCGGGGCCTGCGCTTGTGTGGTTGGCGGGGTATTAAATGGCAAGACCGGCCGGGAGGTGGTGGTTCACCTTCCCGGTGGACGACTGAACATCGAGTGGGCTAAGAATGGCCGAGTCTACATGACTGGACCGGCGACTGAAGTGTTTAGTGGCACGTTATTTCTCGAAAATCTATAATATAAGATTTATTATTCGAAGGAGGAGATTAAATGCGAGAAGCCGTTCAACTGCAGAAACTTCCCCCGTATTTGTTTGCTCGTATCGAGCAGAAGGTCGCGGAGGCCCGGGAAAAGGGGATTGATGTGATCAACCTGGGGATTGGTGATCCTGACCGGCCTACGCCGGCGCACATCGTGGCCAAAGCGATGGAACAGGTACAAAATCCGCCTAACCATCGATATCCCACCTCGGTTGGGCTGTTAGAATACCGTCAGGCGGTGGCTGATTGGTACCGGCGGCGTTTTGGGGTGGAACTGAATCCCCGCAGTGAAGTGGTCTCCCTCATTGGTTCAAAAGAGGGGATCGCACACATCGCCTTTTGTTACTTAAACCCGGGTGACCTGACCCTGGTCCCTGATCCCGGCTACCCGGTTTACGGAATTGGTACCTTATTGGCTAATGGTGAGCCCTACATAATGCCGCTACGGGCGGAAAACGGATTTTTGCCGGAGCTGGACGCCATTCCGGCGGAAGTAGCCCGGAAGGCAAAGATCATGTACCTCAATTATCCGAATAACCCGACCGGCGCCCTGGCTGATGCGGAGTTCTTTGAGCGGGTGGTGGCCTTTGCCCGTAAATATGATATTCTGGTCTGTCACGATGCAGCCTATTCAGAGATTGCTTTTGACGGGGTTAAACCCTTAAGTTTCTTACAGATCCCGGGAGCGAAAGAGGTGGGCATTGAGTTCCACTCCGTATCCAAAACATACAACATGACTGGCTGGCGGATCGGCTGGGCGGTGGGAAATCCGCAGGCGATCGAGGTGCTTAGCCGGTTTAAGTCCAATGTTGATTCCGGCGTATTCCAGGCCGTTCAGTATGCGGCCGTGGCTGCTCTGAATGGACCGCAGGATTGTGTGGATGAGATGCGGCGGGTCTACCAGGAGCGCCGGGATGTCTTGATTGATGGCCTTAACGCCATGGGTTGGCAACTGGAGAAACCCAAGGCGACTATTTACGTTTGGATTCCGGTACCGAAGGGATATAACTCTACCGAATTTGCCGAGTTGGTCCTGGAAAAAGCAGCGGTAGTGATTACGCCCGGCATTGGCTACGGTGCCTTTGGTGACCGCTATTTCCGGGTTGCCTTGACGGTGGAAAAGGAACGGATTCAGGAAGCCGTAGAACGGATGAAAGCCACCCTGGGACAGATTGAGTTATAGGGCATGATTTTAATAAATAATGGTAAGTGACTTGGAGAACAAGAATGGCCAGAAGACCTAGTCAGAGATCCAAAAATAAAAGTACGGTACCGAAACGCCTACTGCAAAGTCTGGCGCAAGATATCGTGGCCATGATGGAGACCGAAGAGGGATATCCGCTGGCCATGGAAATAATTGACCAATTGCCCGAAGAGGTTCAAGCTCTGTTTATTGAGAGCCTATCGTCAATCCACGACCCGAAACTGGGTAAATTTTTCTGGCTTCTAACCCAGGAGTATGACGGTGAGGTACAGCGGGCGGCACAACGATGTTTAGAGAAATTCCGTCTGGCTGGCATCGAGTTCGAGGTACCGGTCAAACCGACTACCACCTGGCCGGATGAGTGTTTCTTTATGGCCATGGCCTCAAAAACCCGACTGCTGGGTCAGGTTTCTCTGGTTATGGCCTGGGAGAAACCGAGCGGTAACCTGGATGCCAAGTATTTTATTCTCTGTTTTAACCAGGACGGGATCAAGGATTACTTTCGGGTGCTGGATATCTCCAAGGCGAACTTTTTCGCGGAAAGCCAACCAGCGCAAGTGGAACTTGTTCAACTATCTTTTCGTGAAGCCATCTACCTGCTCCGGTCCGCTTACACGCAGAATCTTTACCACCAGAAGCGGCCGGCGCGCGGTTTCTTGCAGTATGGCGATTTACTCAAACGACCTGTCAATCTGACCGAGGAAGAAGAAGCGCGGCTCTTTCAGCGTTTAGGCCAGAGCGAGCTCCGTCCAGACCAGGTGGTTAATGCTTATTTCGTGGCCCTGCGTAATTGTGATTGGGCTCTTATGTATAACTTGTTGAGCCCGAAATCAACTGCCCGACGGCGAACCCGGGCAGAGTACGTGGCGGCGAAAGTTAAGAAGGAGAGTAAACAGCCGGCTTTGTTTCTTAAAACGACGATAGTTGACCAGGTTGTCCGGAAGAAAACGGCCGAGATCAAAGCGAACCTGGTCAGTGATGAAGATGAACACCTGATGATCACGGAGTACCAGTTTAAACTGACCAGAGGAGATGCGGGCTGGCTGATTTCTGGTGTGCGGGTATTAAACCAGCGGGAAGTGGGACCAGAAGACGAGGAGAACCCGTTAAACTATCGGGTCTTTTGCGTGGTGTACGACGTTGGGTCTTTTACCAAGGTCGAGTCATTATTGGAATCTCTGCCAGAGGTTGAGACCTTTACCGAGTTTGATTACGGGGTTCATTACCGCTGGGGGCAGCACCCCAATCCGATCAGTGAAGGAATCAATGTCTCCGAAACCATTTTCGCTGAATTCATCTTAACTGATGAGGAATTGATTGTATTCTCCCGTGAACAGCTCAACCTGGATTCTGTGTGCAGCCTGTTGGAAGACCGGCTGGCGCCCAAATCGATTTCTTTTAAGCACCAGTATTACCTGGATGTGACCCTGGTCTACGCGATCCTCAGCGGTGAGTTTAACTGCTTCGAGGAGATGCTTAGTGAGCTGGCCGAAGAAGAGGATGAGGAAGCCGAGCCTCTGTATGCGGCGACTTATGAGATTGAAGATCTGGCGCGGGTCTTGAAAAAACTTCATACATTCAACGTGGTGGAGTTTGACACCCCAGAAGGGGTCAAGGTCTTTTATGAGTTCGAGAACCTGCAGACCAAAGAGGATGGTAGTCAGGCCGGGCAGGGGTTTATCGCCGAGTATCGGCTGACCAATGATTACTTAATGGTCAGTGCTTTTGGCCACGACTATCTGGCTATAGTCTGTTCCGAACTGGAGAAAGGGATTAAAAAAGCCATCCGTCTCGTTGATGTTCAGCAGCGTGAAGAAGACCTATCAATTTTCATGGCTGAAGGAATTGAGATACCGCAGGAAGTCATGGAGCGGCTGCGCAAAAAAGAACTGAGCCGCTGGCTGGAGACAGAGATGCCGGCTTTGCATGGCATGACCCCCCTGGAGGCGAAAAAATCTCTGGAAGGGCGCAAACTGCTGTGGGAATTATTCAAGTCAATGAAGGACTTGCAAAAGGAATTAATCCGGAAAGGGTTGCATCCCCAGCTTGATTATCGAGAATATATCAAGGCGATTGGCCTGGAGAAAGACGGCCAGGTTAACTAAAAAATCATTGACAGACCCTGGGGGATTTTCTATACTAATTAATATAACAATATTGAGTAGCTGTTATAGAATAAAGGCGATGACGGGAGTCTGTTATATATCGTCCCTGGGTACAGAGAACTGGGGTAGCTGAAAACCAGTCCCACTACGGTATATGTGCGTCTCTCCCCCGAGCTGCGATCCGAACGGCTTTAGCTCAAGTAGGTGATGCCGGATGTATAGCGTCCGTTAACATGCTGGTGCCGCATCGGCACGACAAAGGAGGCCGCCAAGGTGCGCGGCAAACAGGGTGGTACCGCGGGAATACCCTCTCGTCCCTGACAGAAGAGAGACTGTCTGGGCGGGGGGGTTTATTTGTTGGGTGGGAGGTGAAGAAATTTACTCCCGAGAGTGGGTTATTGGAACAGTTACTAACGTTAATAACACCAAGAATATGGAGGGAAAAGTACGATGGGTCTAATTATTTACCTGAACGGGCAATTTGTTCCCGAAGAAGAAGCGAAGGTTTCAGTTTTTGAGCATGGCTTTCTATATGGCGATGGTGTTTTCGAGGGAATTCGGGCGTATCACGGCCGGGTATTCCGTTTGCGAGAACATATTGATCGGCTGTACGATTCGGCT from Bacillota bacterium includes:
- a CDS encoding PAS domain S-box protein translates to MTVNLSQTEPPAKLISDVEPQSYLLEQILSKFSDCIFLFDHHGTCLHANAAGSPTLNLAEMIGKNWHEFDFPPKMAESFAQSFAGGSRDKRVLTGETCVSFVFSNRCFEYTLYPIHSLDGNLRFVVTTIKDITARKWNDEELKVYREQLEELVKGRTYDLIRTNNKLQQEIIQRRQAEEEARRSEARLRRITNAMQDMICQVDRAGIIEYASPSYQRAVGYAPDYMIGQPFLEFVHPEDQEKVKKTMQAALETRLAGSIEFRHLHASQEYLWVETLGNYLYDEQGKIGGIIFCTRDITERKRLENEMAKLDRMNLVGEMAASIAHEIRNPMTTIRGFLQVLKVKDGCRQYRESFELMIEELDRANAIISEYLSLAKGKVVNLEKRDLNAIIHALAPLLRSDAITADKYVHINLGQIPELLLDEKEIRQLIINLVRNGLEAMTAGGSLTIQTFMDGNEAVLAIKDEGTGIAPTVLEKLGTPFFTTKENGNGLGLPVCYSIAARHNATIKVETGTSGTTFFVRFAVNPSRMN
- a CDS encoding HD-GYP domain-containing protein, with protein sequence MRRIPLGYASPGMIIAKNIYNGDGRVLLAAGMTLTSSYLSRLEKLGVPSLYIKDESIGELDIPEPVSEKTRIATVKTLKETFYQLETARKLDVDRIKGTVNQIIDEIVANQDIMVNLVDIRTQDDYTFAHSVNVCILSIMTGISLHYNSLQLRDLAVGAILHDIGKTQIPKSILNKPEKLTPAEYNLVQEHTTAGFEILRTYREISLLSAHVAFQHHERLNGQGYPRGLKDNEIHEYARITAVADAYDALTADRPYRQGFHPAEAMRIMCEGSAKEFDARIVAALLENVAVYPVGSLVQLNTGEIGMVIDVNRDAQTRPIIKILLDRFNQPATKHQEIDLDKFSTVYIVRAFSEEQSYFLIKQLREGLKLSNVRE
- a CDS encoding LL-diaminopimelate aminotransferase, which gives rise to MREAVQLQKLPPYLFARIEQKVAEAREKGIDVINLGIGDPDRPTPAHIVAKAMEQVQNPPNHRYPTSVGLLEYRQAVADWYRRRFGVELNPRSEVVSLIGSKEGIAHIAFCYLNPGDLTLVPDPGYPVYGIGTLLANGEPYIMPLRAENGFLPELDAIPAEVARKAKIMYLNYPNNPTGALADAEFFERVVAFARKYDILVCHDAAYSEIAFDGVKPLSFLQIPGAKEVGIEFHSVSKTYNMTGWRIGWAVGNPQAIEVLSRFKSNVDSGVFQAVQYAAVAALNGPQDCVDEMRRVYQERRDVLIDGLNAMGWQLEKPKATIYVWIPVPKGYNSTEFAELVLEKAAVVITPGIGYGAFGDRYFRVALTVEKERIQEAVERMKATLGQIEL
- a CDS encoding N-acetylmuramoyl-L-alanine amidase, with product MRIMLDPGHGGYDTGAIGPTSLQEKEVTLAVASVVGRLLVCAGQEVRLTRNGDEVSWPSDLWQDLQMRCELANNWPADYFVSIHCNAASDPAAHGTETYCYKFGGQGERLARAIQAELIQTTGLTDRGVKTANFYVLRNTKMPAVLTEIAFISNSQEEQLLADPGFQETCAVAIATGIAAFLGIQLPPSLPPDGVWINIGDHIIEGRIIDGRAWGPVRQVAELLGKTVRWVEEERTVIIES
- a CDS encoding PAS domain S-box protein → MNDEEKSKEQLIRELKEMQQLVAQLEASINQCQVLKDEMQKTEEMYRTIFENTGSSTSIIEEDTTISMVNAEHEKITGYSKEEVEGKMKWPQLFTPESVSKMLTYHQLRRISPNAAPRNYEAQLVDKNGNVKDVLMTVAMIPGTKKSLASIMDITEQKKAEKLLQQTQCKGENYEQEKQQAELQLRELLNNKVFLLSDKSAFLTIKTAPGYAHALALVIESMHFPEVLGTIAGNDLLLIITKEPDANATILNTLKANFN
- a CDS encoding diaminopimelate epimerase — protein: MEFTKMHGLGNDFVIVNGCRETIPSDYCTLAKKVCDRHFGVGADGLVFILPSERADVRMRIFNSDGSEAEMCGNVIRCVAKYLYEREIVKGVFIRVETLAGIMMPEVILENGRVTGARVDMGEPILERQLIPMLGDPGRAVNEPIIVNGKELRITAVSMGNPHCLVFVPQLDKIPFRVWGPEIEHHPLFPRKTNVEFIEVINPNEIRVKVWERGVGETLACGTGACACVVGGVLNGKTGREVVVHLPGGRLNIEWAKNGRVYMTGPATEVFSGTLFLENL
- a CDS encoding HD domain-containing protein, giving the protein MTRQGLSELSNLTNLLIDYAIQQLNISQWKIKYVGRDTENDPYITALIRRHLIDEKDVVLGVDQSGDILVLPELEHILKSSNVSEILLPFETNGELAGIMTIDRSELTGLPPARAKDLGRWVIERVEKQLTNLIKETVIIDPETKVYERTYFEEKLRGVIARATLANTPVNLLVCGVEVYGRDGTIATTEQVKRAVVATAQVISQTCRELDVVGRLSEQVFALALIGLSSQEVRCFGEQLQARIKQLDISQQLFILPSIGVASFPRDCFTAEKLLDLSYWTYLYARGQEAGSIQFFSSYQEENTPYDQLKEQLLVHSVEALAAAVDARDHYTAKHSRFVAELSSAIAQALGLVKEEAFQVGMAGLVHDVGKIGVSDSILNKQGPLTVEERQIIQTHPIVGGNIMRELRNLNRLEPAIVHHHERFDGKGYPAGLAGQGIPLPARILAVADAYHAMISDRPYRRRLTKRAALAELEANKNTQFDSRVVDALLKIETGGI